The following are from one region of the Actinoplanes sp. L3-i22 genome:
- a CDS encoding glycogen debranching enzyme N-terminal domain-containing protein gives MPPIDPLIFGPQVCGVPERDAGAGREWLVTDGLGGWAAGTVSGLRTRPEHALLTVAGPGRTPHVALAALDLTVTLPTGTKVPLYTHAWRSGTLAPAGHRLLETFTLANGLPRWRWRIGDVVIERELAFVLRGPSLAVRHRVISAPGPVGLAVAAMCTWREAAGSRHADGPGLRIERVADGVLVEGAYRLAGPGWQPAGQWHLGARIGARTEDLWHAGSFSAQTRPGETLEISAWAGNLAERPPAPPVVLAAARERAHRLVTAAKAEGYAASLALAADAFVIQAADGPSLADGYPWSGRPASLAAYEGLFLDTGRADEGRDLLRALVDRPWDDADLPLWLVHAVDRHVTRTGDSDLARLLAVPLGRLLRQALNNGGPLTMDPADGLLTVTAGPQARAGKLVEVNALWVNALAGLADLLADGGRDDAEPRARHARARESFLRRFPAPEGWLHDVVEGPAAPYPLGAGTQHDDPTLRPYQLLGWSLPHGPMRGDAGTGVQACGEALLTPLGLRTLAPDEYGYDGAHPEQGLVRPWLIGPYADACTATGHPVDGLLDGLAAHLAEWGVGSIGEAAHGDAPHPALGRPFDALAVAETLRVQTRYQP, from the coding sequence GTGCCGCCGATCGACCCCCTGATTTTCGGGCCGCAGGTGTGCGGCGTCCCCGAACGGGACGCCGGCGCGGGCCGGGAATGGCTGGTCACCGATGGTCTGGGCGGCTGGGCCGCGGGCACCGTGAGCGGCCTGCGGACCCGGCCCGAGCACGCCCTGCTGACCGTCGCCGGACCGGGACGAACACCACATGTGGCGCTGGCCGCACTCGACCTGACCGTGACGCTCCCCACAGGCACGAAGGTGCCGCTGTACACCCATGCGTGGCGGTCCGGGACCCTCGCGCCGGCCGGGCACCGGCTCCTGGAGACGTTCACCCTCGCCAACGGACTGCCGCGCTGGCGCTGGCGGATCGGCGACGTGGTGATCGAGCGCGAGCTGGCGTTCGTCCTCCGCGGCCCGTCCCTCGCGGTCCGGCACCGGGTGATCAGCGCCCCCGGCCCGGTCGGGCTGGCCGTCGCCGCGATGTGCACCTGGCGCGAGGCCGCCGGCAGCCGGCACGCCGACGGGCCGGGCCTGCGGATCGAGCGGGTCGCCGACGGCGTGCTGGTCGAGGGGGCGTACCGGCTGGCCGGCCCCGGCTGGCAGCCCGCCGGCCAGTGGCACCTGGGCGCCCGGATCGGCGCGCGGACCGAGGACCTCTGGCACGCCGGCAGCTTCAGCGCGCAGACCCGGCCCGGTGAGACGCTCGAGATCTCGGCCTGGGCCGGCAATCTCGCGGAACGGCCGCCGGCGCCGCCGGTGGTCCTGGCCGCCGCGCGCGAGCGCGCTCATCGCCTGGTCACCGCCGCCAAGGCCGAGGGGTACGCGGCGAGCCTCGCGCTGGCCGCGGACGCGTTCGTGATCCAGGCCGCGGACGGGCCCTCGCTCGCCGACGGCTACCCGTGGTCCGGACGGCCGGCGTCCCTCGCCGCCTACGAGGGCCTGTTCCTCGACACCGGGCGCGCCGACGAGGGCCGTGACCTGCTGCGCGCCCTGGTCGACCGCCCGTGGGACGACGCGGATCTCCCACTCTGGCTGGTGCACGCGGTCGACCGGCACGTCACCCGCACCGGGGACAGCGACCTGGCCCGCCTGCTCGCCGTCCCGCTCGGCCGGCTGCTGCGCCAGGCCCTGAACAACGGCGGCCCGCTGACCATGGACCCGGCCGACGGCCTGCTCACGGTCACGGCTGGTCCGCAGGCGCGGGCCGGCAAACTCGTCGAGGTCAACGCGCTGTGGGTGAACGCGCTCGCCGGGCTCGCCGACCTGCTCGCCGACGGCGGACGGGACGACGCCGAGCCACGGGCGCGGCACGCCCGGGCGCGGGAATCGTTCCTGCGGCGGTTCCCGGCGCCCGAGGGCTGGCTGCACGACGTGGTCGAAGGACCGGCGGCGCCGTACCCGCTCGGCGCCGGCACCCAGCACGACGATCCGACGCTGCGGCCGTACCAACTGCTCGGCTGGTCGCTGCCGCACGGCCCGATGCGCGGCGACGCCGGGACCGGGGTCCAGGCCTGCGGCGAGGCGCTGCTCACCCCGCTCGGGCTGCGGACCCTCGCCCCCGACGAGTACGGCTACGACGGCGCCCACCCGGAGCAGGGCCTGGTCCGGCCGTGGCTGATCGGACCGTACGCGGATGCTTGCACCGCCACCGGCCACCCGGTCGACGGCCTGCTCGACGGCCTCGCCGCGCACCTCGCCGAATGGGGCGTCGGCTCGATCGGCGAAGCCGCCCACGGCGACGCCCCGCACCCCGCGCTCGGCCGCCCCTTCGACGCCCTCGCCGTCGCCGAAACCCTCCGCGTCCAGACGAGGTACCAGCCATGA
- a CDS encoding UBP-type zinc finger domain-containing protein, translated as MICQHLKEAGEPAPQTAYQGGCPQCVAGGFDDWVHLRLCLTCGLVACCDSSPRRHMSAHHAESGHPVMRSLEPGETWRWCFEDERLG; from the coding sequence GTGATCTGCCAGCATCTCAAGGAGGCCGGCGAGCCGGCACCGCAGACCGCCTACCAGGGCGGCTGCCCGCAGTGCGTGGCCGGAGGCTTCGACGACTGGGTCCACCTGCGGCTCTGCCTCACCTGCGGCCTGGTCGCCTGCTGCGACTCGTCGCCGCGGCGGCACATGTCGGCGCATCACGCCGAGTCCGGCCACCCGGTGATGCGGTCGCTGGAGCCGGGCGAGACCTGGCGCTGGTGTTTCGAGGACGAGCGCCTCGGGTGA
- a CDS encoding ketopantoate reductase family protein, protein MRILVVGAGATGGYFGGRLAQAGRDVTFLVREARAATLAERGLRIKAPGGETRLTPRTIKTTTETYDVVLVAVKSHALDSVLATLAGAIGEHTVIVPLLNGMRHVEALTSAFGRGHVWGGLCMIHGTLDEHGDVVQMTGLSRLAFGPLDDGPDPRLAAVTETLTGAGFDARASRHIVAEMWEKWVLLATLGAATTLMRGSIGAINTAPGGPEFLRALADEVIAVATAAGHPPRPQARDVLTATITSTEPTTSSMYRDLIAGLPVEADAIVGDLVTEAGRHAVPVPLLTAAYTALAVYTSSRPA, encoded by the coding sequence GTGAGAATCCTCGTCGTCGGGGCCGGCGCGACCGGCGGTTACTTCGGCGGCCGGCTGGCCCAGGCCGGCCGGGACGTGACGTTCCTGGTCCGCGAGGCCCGGGCGGCGACCCTCGCGGAACGCGGCCTCCGGATCAAGGCGCCGGGTGGCGAGACGCGGCTGACGCCGCGGACGATCAAAACCACGACTGAGACGTACGACGTGGTGCTCGTCGCCGTGAAGAGCCATGCGCTGGACAGCGTGCTCGCCACCCTGGCCGGCGCAATCGGCGAGCACACCGTGATCGTCCCGCTGCTCAACGGCATGCGTCACGTGGAAGCGCTGACCAGCGCATTCGGACGTGGGCACGTCTGGGGCGGCCTCTGCATGATCCACGGAACCCTGGACGAGCACGGCGACGTGGTCCAGATGACCGGCCTGTCCCGCCTGGCGTTCGGCCCCCTCGACGACGGCCCGGACCCCCGCCTGGCCGCGGTCACCGAGACACTCACCGGCGCCGGGTTCGACGCCCGCGCGTCCCGGCACATCGTCGCGGAGATGTGGGAGAAATGGGTCCTGCTCGCCACACTGGGCGCGGCGACGACCCTGATGCGCGGCTCGATCGGCGCGATCAACACGGCCCCCGGCGGCCCGGAGTTCCTGCGCGCCCTGGCCGACGAGGTGATCGCGGTCGCCACCGCGGCCGGCCATCCACCCCGGCCCCAGGCCCGCGACGTCCTGACCGCGACGATCACCAGCACCGAGCCGACCACGTCGTCGATGTACCGCGACCTGATCGCCGGCCTCCCGGTCGAGGCCGACGCCATCGTCGGCGACCTGGTCACCGAGGCGGGCCGGCACGCCGTCCCGGTTCCGCTGCTCACCGCCGCCTACACGGCTCTCGCGGTATACACGAGCAGCCGCCCTGCCTGA
- a CDS encoding Na+/H+ antiporter translates to MESIVDTVVLVAISVVGAALARRLGFVAPLVLLVAGLGLSYVPGFPEAHLEPELVLIGILPPLLYVAALQTSVPAFRHALRPILLLAVGLVLLSAFVIGFAVHWMIPQAPLAACVALGAIVAPPDAVSATAIARQIGLPRRVVTILEGESLLNDATALVLVRVSVGALAGAAVGFWEIAGEVALKAGGGIVIGMIAAVGAAKLHKWIEDSLLDDAVSLLTPFVVVIVAEELGASSVVAVVITGLYLGHRIPYLLSATSRLQMDAVWRLTTFLLEGVVFLLVGLQLRMVVDSIETSMATTISVTSLVFGLLLAVRFLWMYPATYLARLIPRVRNREERPPIAVPTVIAWAGMRGVVTLAAAQTLPIPGEDGVPDYPRELFVFIAFAIIVLTLLVQGTTLPALARRLGVREDTSTQDALAEAGIQHAASRAALEALDENADGAPASVVDRLRGLVESRSNNAWERLGSQRQETPSAAYGRLRREMIRAERHVFKIARNEGRIPEEVLVRAQRELDLEESQLRRSEE, encoded by the coding sequence ATGGAGAGCATCGTCGACACGGTCGTGCTCGTGGCGATCTCGGTTGTCGGCGCGGCCCTCGCCCGCCGGCTCGGGTTCGTCGCGCCGTTGGTCCTGCTGGTGGCCGGTCTCGGGCTGTCGTACGTGCCGGGTTTCCCGGAGGCGCACCTCGAGCCGGAACTGGTGCTGATCGGCATCCTGCCGCCGCTGCTCTACGTGGCCGCGCTGCAGACCTCGGTGCCCGCGTTCCGGCACGCGCTGCGGCCGATCCTGCTGCTCGCGGTCGGATTGGTGCTGCTCAGCGCGTTCGTGATCGGCTTCGCCGTGCACTGGATGATCCCGCAGGCGCCGCTCGCGGCCTGCGTCGCGCTCGGCGCGATCGTCGCCCCGCCGGACGCGGTCTCGGCGACCGCGATCGCCCGTCAGATCGGCCTGCCCCGCCGGGTGGTCACCATCCTGGAGGGCGAGAGCCTGCTCAACGACGCGACCGCGCTGGTGCTGGTGCGGGTGTCGGTGGGCGCGCTGGCCGGGGCCGCGGTCGGGTTCTGGGAGATCGCCGGCGAGGTGGCGCTGAAGGCCGGCGGCGGCATCGTGATCGGCATGATCGCCGCGGTGGGCGCCGCGAAACTGCACAAATGGATCGAGGACTCGCTTCTCGACGACGCTGTGTCGCTACTCACCCCGTTCGTCGTGGTGATCGTCGCCGAGGAGCTGGGCGCGTCCAGCGTGGTGGCCGTGGTGATCACCGGGCTGTACCTGGGGCACCGGATTCCGTACCTGCTCTCGGCCACCTCCCGCCTGCAGATGGACGCGGTCTGGCGGCTCACCACGTTCCTCCTGGAAGGCGTGGTGTTCCTGCTGGTCGGCCTCCAGCTGCGGATGGTGGTGGACAGCATCGAGACCAGCATGGCGACCACGATCAGCGTCACCTCGCTGGTCTTCGGCCTGCTGCTGGCGGTCCGGTTCCTCTGGATGTACCCGGCGACCTACCTGGCCCGGCTGATCCCGCGGGTGCGCAACCGGGAGGAGCGCCCGCCGATCGCCGTGCCGACCGTGATCGCCTGGGCCGGCATGCGCGGCGTGGTCACCCTGGCCGCCGCGCAGACCCTGCCGATCCCCGGCGAGGACGGCGTGCCGGACTATCCGCGCGAGCTGTTCGTCTTCATCGCCTTCGCGATCATCGTGCTCACCCTGCTGGTCCAGGGCACCACCCTGCCCGCGCTGGCCCGGCGGCTCGGCGTGCGGGAGGACACCAGCACGCAGGACGCGCTGGCCGAGGCCGGGATCCAGCACGCGGCCAGCCGCGCCGCCCTGGAAGCATTGGACGAGAACGCCGACGGCGCGCCCGCCTCGGTCGTCGACCGGCTGCGCGGCCTGGTCGAGAGCCGGTCCAACAACGCGTGGGAACGTTTGGGCAGCCAGCGGCAGGAAACCCCCTCGGCGGCGTACGGCCGGTTGCGACGCGAGATGATCAGAGCCGAACGGCACGTCTTCAAGATCGCCCGCAACGAGGGGCGGATCCCCGAAGAGGTGCTGGTCCGGGCCCAGCGCGAGCTCGACCTGGAAGAGTCCCAGCTGCGACGGAGTGAAGAGTGA
- a CDS encoding proteasome assembly chaperone family protein → MLDPHGLYEVAGELPALDGPVLIQALTGFVDAGSAIQLARENLLENLDSEVVATFDLDQLLDYRSRRPPMIFVADHFESYEDPVLALHLVRDQLGTPFLLLTGPEPDLQWERFIAAITELIERLGVKVTIGLNAIPMAVPHTRPAGLTAHATDKSLLGEHESWLQRVQVPASVGNLLEFRLGQNGHDALGYAAHVPHYLAQTGYPAASELLLDSVSGNTGLALPTGKLRESAKLVREEVDKQIAEDEQAARLVTSLEAQYDAFLRGRANSLLADSDSALPTAEELGAELERFLAEQTRDD, encoded by the coding sequence GTGCTCGACCCACACGGGCTCTACGAAGTGGCCGGGGAACTGCCGGCCCTGGACGGCCCGGTGCTCATCCAGGCGCTCACCGGGTTCGTCGACGCGGGCAGCGCGATTCAGCTCGCCCGGGAGAACCTCCTGGAGAACCTGGACAGCGAGGTCGTCGCCACCTTCGACCTGGACCAGCTCCTCGACTACCGGTCCCGGCGCCCTCCGATGATCTTCGTGGCCGACCACTTCGAGAGCTACGAGGACCCGGTCCTCGCCCTGCACCTGGTCCGCGACCAGCTGGGCACCCCGTTCCTGCTGCTCACCGGCCCGGAGCCGGACCTGCAGTGGGAGCGGTTCATCGCGGCGATCACCGAGCTCATCGAGCGACTGGGCGTCAAGGTCACGATCGGCCTGAACGCGATCCCGATGGCCGTCCCGCACACCCGCCCGGCCGGCCTCACCGCGCACGCCACCGACAAGAGCCTGCTCGGCGAGCACGAGTCGTGGCTCCAGCGGGTGCAGGTGCCGGCCAGCGTCGGGAACCTGCTCGAGTTCCGGCTCGGGCAGAACGGGCACGACGCGCTGGGGTACGCCGCGCACGTCCCGCACTACCTGGCCCAGACCGGCTACCCGGCCGCCTCCGAGCTGCTGCTCGACTCCGTCTCCGGGAACACCGGGCTGGCGCTGCCGACCGGCAAGCTGCGCGAGTCGGCGAAGCTGGTCCGCGAAGAGGTGGACAAGCAGATCGCCGAGGACGAGCAGGCCGCGCGGCTGGTGACCTCGCTGGAGGCGCAGTACGACGCGTTCCTGCGGGGCCGGGCGAACAGTCTGCTGGCGGACTCGGACTCGGCGCTGCCCACGGCGGAGGAGCTCGGCGCGGAGCTGGAGCGCTTCCTCGCCGAGCAGACCCGCGACGATTAA
- a CDS encoding fibronectin type III domain-containing protein codes for MLGIRKATAVVLPVLAGSLLLAACASSKSVTATPTPTGTNWLMMATGSVAPSPSASFSARAPLAAATLSPTKSTSPTPRPSSSDCGTSGFRGGQINGADVTAGSTSAVVKWFNPGVPELVSYHILAMSQKLVNGAQPEVPGWVTVTPTGCGWMTGTVTGLTPGTPYVFSVDGQWLREGVDGTYTRTVARSGVVSTT; via the coding sequence GTGCTGGGGATTCGGAAAGCTACCGCCGTCGTTCTGCCCGTGCTCGCCGGGTCGCTGTTGCTGGCCGCCTGCGCCTCCTCCAAGTCCGTGACCGCCACCCCGACGCCGACCGGGACGAACTGGCTGATGATGGCGACCGGCAGCGTCGCGCCGTCGCCCTCGGCGAGCTTCTCGGCGCGCGCCCCGCTGGCCGCGGCCACGCTGTCGCCGACCAAGTCCACGTCGCCGACCCCGCGGCCGAGCAGCAGCGACTGCGGGACCTCCGGCTTCCGGGGCGGCCAGATCAACGGGGCGGACGTCACCGCGGGCAGCACCAGCGCCGTGGTGAAGTGGTTCAACCCGGGCGTTCCCGAGCTGGTCAGCTACCACATCCTGGCGATGAGTCAGAAGCTCGTGAACGGCGCGCAGCCCGAGGTGCCGGGCTGGGTCACCGTCACGCCGACCGGCTGCGGCTGGATGACCGGGACCGTGACCGGTCTCACGCCGGGGACCCCGTACGTCTTCTCGGTCGACGGACAGTGGTTACGCGAGGGCGTCGACGGCACCTACACCCGTACCGTGGCTCGCTCCGGCGTGGTGAGCACGACCTGA
- a CDS encoding glycosyltransferase family 4 protein: MTRILMLSWEYPPLLVGGLGRHVHALAGALARAGHEVTVVTRHAPGALFEEHCEGVRVIRAPEDPPAFTATGGDLLPWTTAFNHSLTRAALRATRGRRYDLVHAHDWLVAHAAMTVRDHLDVPLVATIHATESGRHQGWLPAAHNRTIDDVERWLCAEATRVIVCSEYMRHEVTRLFGVPADRTEVVRNGVDALRWRARPRAVAAARARYAGPDGPLVSFAGRLVYEKGVQHLLEAAPDLRSRFPGLRLVVAGDGPYRKELELVAEPWVTFPGFLTGHDLTALMAASDCYVVPSIYEPFGMVALEAAAAGTPVAVAATGGLAEIVEPGVTGVHFPPGSPAALADAVAGVLSDRERARGLALRARLRVIDDYNWPSIADQTAAVYSAAAPTPATSPATPQPKPVIASPRVPVG; this comes from the coding sequence ATGACCCGGATCCTGATGCTCTCCTGGGAATACCCGCCGCTGCTGGTCGGCGGACTGGGGCGGCACGTGCACGCGCTCGCCGGCGCCCTGGCGCGGGCCGGGCATGAGGTGACCGTGGTGACCCGGCACGCTCCCGGGGCACTCTTCGAAGAACACTGCGAGGGGGTACGGGTGATCCGCGCACCGGAGGACCCGCCCGCCTTCACCGCCACCGGCGGCGACCTGCTCCCCTGGACCACCGCGTTCAACCACTCGCTGACCAGGGCCGCCCTGCGCGCCACCCGGGGCCGCCGGTACGACCTGGTGCACGCCCACGACTGGCTCGTCGCACACGCCGCGATGACCGTCCGCGACCACCTGGACGTCCCGCTCGTCGCCACCATCCACGCCACCGAGTCCGGCCGGCACCAGGGCTGGCTGCCGGCCGCCCACAACCGCACCATCGACGACGTCGAACGCTGGCTGTGCGCCGAGGCGACCCGCGTGATCGTCTGCTCGGAGTACATGCGCCACGAGGTCACCCGCCTGTTCGGGGTACCCGCCGACCGCACCGAGGTGGTCCGCAACGGGGTCGACGCGCTGCGCTGGCGGGCCCGGCCCCGGGCGGTCGCGGCCGCCCGCGCCCGATACGCCGGACCGGACGGGCCGCTGGTCAGCTTCGCCGGGCGGCTCGTCTACGAGAAGGGCGTCCAGCACCTGCTCGAAGCCGCGCCCGACCTGCGGAGCCGCTTCCCGGGACTGCGCCTGGTGGTGGCGGGCGACGGCCCGTACCGAAAAGAATTGGAACTTGTCGCCGAGCCCTGGGTGACCTTCCCCGGATTCCTGACCGGCCACGACCTGACCGCGCTGATGGCGGCCTCGGACTGCTACGTGGTGCCGAGCATCTACGAGCCGTTCGGCATGGTCGCCCTGGAAGCCGCGGCGGCCGGCACCCCGGTCGCGGTCGCGGCGACCGGCGGCCTCGCCGAGATCGTCGAACCCGGGGTGACCGGCGTGCACTTCCCACCCGGCTCCCCGGCCGCCCTGGCCGACGCGGTCGCCGGGGTGCTGAGCGACCGCGAGCGGGCCCGAGGGTTGGCGCTGCGGGCCCGCCTGCGGGTGATCGACGACTACAACTGGCCATCGATCGCCGACCAGACCGCCGCCGTCTACTCCGCCGCGGCCCCCACCCCGGCCACCAGCCCCGCCACACCCCAGCCAAAGCCCGTCATCGCGTCCCCACGCGTCCCGGTAGGTTGA
- the glgX gene encoding glycogen debranching protein GlgX: protein MQVWPGHRYPLGATYDGTGTNFAIFAEVAEAVELCLFDASGNERKVLLHEQDAFVWHAYLPGVEPGQRYGYRVYGPYEPHRGLRCNPHKLLLDPYARAIDSDIDWHPSMYAYDFDNPDQMSDLDSAPYMPKGVVVNPYFDWGNDRRPDIPYHHSVIYETHVKGLTQRHPDIPRDMRGTYSAIGHPATIEHLKSLGVTAVELMPVHQFVHDNRLHDLGLRNYWGYNTLGFFAPYHGYSSTGTLGQQTQEFRGMVKALHAAGMEVILDVVYNHTAEGNHLGPTLSLKGIDNRTYYRLVDDQPQFYMDYTGTGNSLNVRSPQSLQLIMDSLRYWVTEMHVDGFRFDLASTLAREFYDVDRLSTFFEVVQQDPVVGQVKLIAEPWDVGPGGYQVGNFPPNWTEWNGKYRDIVRDFWRGEPATLAEFASRITGSADLYQDDGRKPFHSINFVTAHDGFTLNDLVSYNDKHNDANGEENRDGESHNRSWNCGIEGPTEDPKVLELRAKQRRNFLATLLLSQGVPMISHGDELGRTQQGNNNAYCQDDEISWIDWENADEQLLDFTRKLTAFRHRHQVFQRRRFFTGLPVTARGGGDPLPDLEWFTPDGRQMAGDDWGNDFGRAVALFVNGEGIRERGQYGQRHVDSSFLLFFNAHDAPIEFATPPAEYGEKWEKVIETAEPSPERPSVVEAGHKLWVPDRSLIVLDRTV from the coding sequence ATGCAGGTCTGGCCTGGTCACCGGTATCCGCTCGGAGCCACCTACGACGGCACCGGCACCAACTTCGCGATCTTCGCCGAGGTGGCCGAGGCGGTGGAGCTCTGCCTCTTCGACGCTTCCGGCAACGAGCGGAAGGTGCTGCTGCACGAGCAGGACGCTTTCGTCTGGCACGCGTACCTGCCCGGGGTGGAGCCGGGACAGCGCTACGGCTACCGGGTCTACGGGCCGTACGAGCCACATCGTGGACTCCGCTGCAACCCGCACAAGCTGCTGCTCGACCCGTACGCGCGGGCGATCGACTCGGACATCGACTGGCACCCCTCGATGTACGCGTACGACTTCGACAACCCGGACCAGATGTCGGACCTGGACTCGGCGCCGTACATGCCCAAGGGCGTGGTGGTGAACCCGTACTTCGACTGGGGCAACGACCGGCGGCCGGACATTCCGTACCACCACTCGGTGATCTACGAGACGCACGTGAAGGGGCTCACCCAGCGGCACCCGGACATCCCCCGGGACATGCGCGGGACGTACTCGGCGATCGGGCACCCGGCGACCATCGAGCACCTGAAGAGCCTCGGCGTGACCGCGGTCGAGCTGATGCCGGTGCACCAGTTCGTGCACGACAACCGGCTGCACGACCTGGGGCTGCGCAACTACTGGGGCTACAACACGCTGGGCTTCTTCGCGCCGTACCACGGGTATTCCTCGACCGGCACGCTCGGCCAGCAGACCCAGGAGTTCCGGGGCATGGTCAAGGCGCTGCACGCGGCCGGGATGGAGGTCATCCTGGACGTGGTCTACAACCACACCGCGGAGGGCAACCACCTCGGGCCGACGCTGTCGCTGAAGGGCATCGACAACCGGACGTACTACCGGCTCGTCGACGACCAGCCGCAGTTCTACATGGACTACACCGGCACCGGGAACAGCCTGAACGTCCGCAGCCCGCAGAGCCTGCAGCTGATCATGGACTCGCTGCGGTACTGGGTGACCGAGATGCACGTGGACGGCTTCCGCTTCGACCTCGCGTCGACGCTGGCCCGCGAGTTCTACGACGTCGACCGGCTCTCCACGTTCTTCGAGGTGGTCCAGCAGGACCCGGTCGTCGGCCAGGTGAAGCTGATCGCCGAGCCGTGGGACGTCGGCCCCGGCGGCTACCAGGTCGGCAACTTCCCGCCGAACTGGACCGAGTGGAACGGGAAGTACCGGGACATCGTCCGGGACTTCTGGCGCGGCGAGCCGGCCACCCTGGCCGAGTTCGCCAGCCGGATCACCGGCTCCGCCGACCTCTACCAGGACGACGGCCGCAAGCCGTTCCACTCGATCAACTTCGTCACCGCGCACGACGGGTTCACGCTCAACGACCTGGTCAGCTACAACGACAAGCACAACGACGCGAACGGTGAGGAGAACCGGGACGGCGAGAGCCACAACCGGTCCTGGAACTGCGGCATCGAGGGCCCCACCGAGGACCCGAAGGTGCTCGAGCTGCGGGCCAAGCAGCGCCGCAACTTCCTGGCCACGCTGCTGCTCAGCCAGGGCGTGCCGATGATCTCGCACGGCGACGAGCTGGGCCGCACCCAGCAGGGCAACAACAACGCGTACTGCCAGGACGACGAGATCAGCTGGATCGACTGGGAGAACGCCGACGAGCAGCTGCTCGACTTCACCCGCAAGCTGACCGCGTTCCGGCACCGGCACCAGGTGTTCCAGCGCCGCCGGTTCTTCACCGGGCTGCCGGTGACCGCGCGCGGCGGCGGCGACCCGCTGCCCGACCTGGAGTGGTTCACCCCGGACGGCCGGCAGATGGCCGGCGACGACTGGGGCAACGACTTCGGCCGGGCGGTCGCGCTGTTCGTCAACGGCGAGGGCATCCGCGAGCGCGGGCAGTACGGCCAGCGCCACGTGGACAGCTCGTTCCTGCTCTTCTTCAACGCGCACGACGCGCCCATCGAGTTCGCCACGCCTCCCGCGGAGTACGGGGAGAAGTGGGAGAAGGTCATCGAAACCGCCGAGCCGTCCCCGGAGCGCCCGTCGGTCGTGGAGGCCGGCCACAAGCTCTGGGTGCCGGACCGTTCCCTCATCGTGCTCGACAGGACGGTGTGA
- a CDS encoding EcsC family protein — protein sequence MNQHPVPVPPSAEDATVPPGTLWARMKADPQYAPEHLALEAVRRLGPEAAEWAARTRAELTPDELAGLAVKHFTTLARLSGALSGVTGLPGAVVDVGVLAWTQARMVLHIAAAYGADPAAPERAIDLLVLQKVHKVAETARTALGVAAGRERASRLFAGHEGGTLIKLSLKLAQMAGVRAARKMFAKLVPGAGVILGTWVNSAATKDLARRSQEHFHQD from the coding sequence TTGAATCAACATCCGGTCCCGGTCCCTCCGTCCGCCGAAGACGCCACCGTCCCGCCCGGCACGCTCTGGGCGCGGATGAAGGCCGACCCGCAGTACGCCCCCGAGCACCTCGCCCTGGAAGCCGTCCGCCGGCTCGGCCCGGAAGCCGCCGAGTGGGCCGCCCGGACCCGGGCGGAGCTGACCCCGGACGAGCTCGCCGGGCTGGCCGTCAAGCACTTCACCACGCTCGCCCGGCTCTCCGGCGCGCTCTCCGGCGTCACCGGCCTGCCCGGCGCGGTCGTCGACGTCGGCGTCCTGGCCTGGACCCAGGCCCGGATGGTGCTGCACATCGCCGCCGCCTACGGCGCCGACCCGGCCGCGCCGGAACGCGCCATCGACCTGCTCGTGCTGCAGAAGGTGCACAAGGTGGCGGAGACCGCCCGGACCGCGCTCGGGGTCGCGGCCGGCCGGGAGCGCGCCAGCCGGCTGTTCGCCGGTCACGAGGGCGGCACGCTGATCAAACTCAGTCTGAAGCTCGCCCAGATGGCCGGGGTGCGGGCCGCCCGGAAGATGTTCGCCAAGCTGGTCCCGGGCGCCGGCGTGATCCTCGGCACCTGGGTCAACTCGGCGGCCACCAAGGATCTGGCCCGCCGCTCGCAGGAACATTTCCACCAGGACTAA